One Triticum urartu cultivar G1812 unplaced genomic scaffold, Tu2.1 TuUngrouped_contig_6348, whole genome shotgun sequence DNA segment encodes these proteins:
- the LOC125530482 gene encoding uncharacterized protein LOC125530482 — MPPRIRSNSGFRSVLLRPSGVYYVKIRSVDTRLGLRTFDTTHEAICAYDASAWHLGRPRVQMNLSDVRTHEQEEELAPPPRLITEEDHRIQRRRERRLLIAGADEHAMAVSCEHFLQDAIAENELWAQTRAERAARRVDKYYKGNLLLEEAKQHQVTVSLAASKGRYARFKDNLNAKPEDTMQHHHQVSVSCATLKGRSRAGWMSKERSTPEGINIEEHAWRFGPLPRPKTRRFDRASIGIPVVMRKRKPPEVRNALHEKRVAAKQEDAHYYAEVALRKYNRANNTKFELVEVKVISIFYEFGGAGAHYNFTAKQPEEQHSADADSTKLFFSEVHLDFRSEHNVIMCCIVGENDAGRCYGCENYQPVVHPSSQAYGGGSSTCIDYPGSDGDSDSD; from the exons ATGCCGCCGCGCATCCGGAGCAACTCAGGCTTCCGTAGCGTCCTCCTCCGTCCTTCCGGCGTGTATTACGTGAAGATTCGCTCCGTTGATACACGCCTTGGGCTCAGAACATTCGACACCACCCACGAGGCCATCTGCGCGTACGACGCGTCGGCGTGGCACCTCGGGAGGCCACGGGTGCAGATGAACTTATCTGACGTGCGGACGCACGAGCAGGAGGAGGAACTCGCGCCTCCCCCGCGACTAATCACCGAGGAGGATCACCGCATCCAGCGGAGGCGGGAGCGCCGCCTCCTCATCGCCGGGGCGGACGAGCATGCCATGGCGGTGTCGTGCGAGCACTTCCTGCAGGATGCGATCGCCGAGAACGAGTTATGGGCACAGACGAGAGCGGAGCGAGCCGCGCGTCGGGTGGACAA GTATTATAAGGGGAATTTGCTGCTGGAGGAGGCAAAGCAACACCAAGTCACAGTTTCACTTGCCGCTTCAAAGGGGAGATATGCAAG GTTCAAAGACAATTTGAATGCCAAGCCAGAGGACACAATGCAACACCACCATCAAGTTAGCGTCTCATGCGCCACTTTAAAAGGGAG GAGTCGAGCTGGTTGGATGTCCAAGGAGAGGAGCACTCCTGAAGGTATCAACATAGAGGAACATGCTTGGAGGTTTGGGCCTCTGCCCCGACCCAAGACGCGTCGCTTTGACCGGGCTTCCATCGGAATTCCAGTTGTAATGCGGAAGAGAAAACCTCCGGAGGTGAGGAACGCACTCCACGAGAAAAGAGTCGCGGCCAAACAGGAGGATGCACATTACTACGCGGAGGTGGCCCTGCGTAAATACAACAGAGCCAACAACACCAAG TTTGAGCTGGTGGAAGTAAAAGTGATATCTATATTTTACGAGTTTGGAGGGGCCGGTGCCCATTATAACTTCACAGCTAAGCAGCCTGAGGAGCAACATTCTGCTGATGCCGACAGTACCAAGCTATTCTTCTCTGAAGTCCACCTCGATTTTCGGAGTGAACATAATGTGATTATGTGCTGTATAGTTGGGGAAAATGACGCAG GGCGTTGCTATGGCTGTGAAAACTACCAGCCTGTTGTTCACCCAAGCAGCCAAGCATACGGCGGTGGTAGTAGTACTTGTATTGACTATCCTGGTTCGGACGGCGATAGCGACAGTGACTAG